The DNA window CTGAATTCAACTGATGATTAGAAACTCAGCGGTTGATATTTTAACACATTCATGATTTGTCATACATGTCCATAACATCAACTGTTGATGACTTGATTCATTCATAAACAATTGAAACGACTTACTTTACTCTCTAAAATGAAAGCTAACTTGAGTTAAATCCAAATCTTCAACCCTTTCCCATTTCATCTCCTAAGTAACATAATTGGTCAGAAAAGAATGGTATTTTCTGTCTAATTTCCCTGGAGATATCAATTCAATTGTATTTTCTAGTCTATACTTGCATTGGATCTAGCATAGAACACTGTTCTTGCAATGAAGAAGAAACCAAGTTTGATTTCTCTGAGATACCAGCCTAACAGCTTTTTACCTACGATCGATTATGTGTTATAGTAATCATATTGTGCATTACTGTTCTCACAAGAGGAGCTTTTTCCTCataaaaatatgttcaaaataatCTGTTTATGTTCTGTAGTTAATTTGTTCGTTTTGCCCCTGATGTacttgttatatatttttttcagacaaaatttgatttttagagtGACTTGTTCTAAAGGGACATATATTCGGTCACTCTGTGCAGATTTTGGGAAGGCTCTTGGCAGGTATTAGTTTCTGCGAGATTCATTACATAACTTGTAGAAATTGAGTCTCACACTGTAATTCTGTTCCTCATTTCTTTGTTGTTTGATTTAACCTCTGTAATTAGTCTTATGTTCTGATGCTATCCCACTAATGTTTTATACCTAAACAATTACTAAAGTTTTGTTGCTAATACATTGTTGACGATTTATTTGCTTTAATATTTGTAGTTGTGCCCATTTAACGGCTCTCCGAAGAGATTCAATCGGTAAGTGACCTTGCTCATTGAATTTTGATTCAATTCAAAAGTGATTGTCTGTATGATTCATGTGTAGCTAGCTAGTAACTGTAATGAAATCTTCTTCAGGACAATATTTAGCCGATGATGCATGGGAGTTTCAAGAGCTGGAAGAGTCTATCACCAAAACGTATCTTTAACTTCTCTGTTTCTCCCTCCTGTAACATgctgttttcttttttttgataAACATATTTATGTAACAATTCTTAAGCATGTTATGGccctttttgaattttttttaattttcaatattcaTTTCTGAGTTGGTATGTAAAATTGAAGGAAGGGGTCTGTAAAATTCATTTGTTCATTATTTATATGTAGAATATATAATTGAACTTTTAATAAACCCTTTAAATCTTGTAATTACAAAGTATAAACATTCACTTGAAatatgatgtgttttctctttcttccactgGGCATTTGACAGTTTTTCCGATCGTGTTTTTGGTGCACTGTTTTTGAGTATGGCAATGTGGATAATACATATGCTTAACTGCTTATAGTTGTTTTGCTCACCTAAGAAAGAATTAGGCTATTTAATTTTTTACTAAATTTgtaaacataatttaaaaatcatttcGTAATAATGGACAAACGGAAAAGCCAACAAGCTCTCATGCTAATTTTTTAGCGcaaaattaattttcttaaaagttattcttttcattttaaaatagtGTTGTTTAAGACTTTTGCACACTGATTAAAGAATGTAATATTATTGTCATTAGACAATACACTTTTACTAAACTAACTTTATTGGTATATTGAAAGTAGTGTAAAGAGTAAAAACTAACTTTATAGAGTAATAATTAAATgacaaatgaaaaaaataacaatTGCTACATTTAAAAGTAAGAAAGTTAGAAAGGAAGTCATTTTGAAACGGAGGGAGAGAGTACATACATAAACTTATAAGACACCATATTATTATGTATGATTCTTTGTAAAAGATCTAGTCTTTAGTGCTATGAAATTGAAATTGTCTAATGCAAACAGGATAAAATAATGTTGAttatcaaaacatattttttttcatgtttGATCACTTTACTTGAAACAATAATTAGGTTTATTTGACCCATAATAATGTTTCTAGTCCTCAGTCCTTTATGTTGAGAAATTTCAGTCAAATCTATTAAAGGCATGCCGGATTATAAAGAAAGTCGGTATCTCCTATGTAATCGAGATACCAAGTCAAATCTGGGGAGATCCTTGGTTTGTAGGGACGAATAGCCTAACTCGGGGAATCCCTGTATTTACCAGATCGGATGGACCTAGAAGCTAACCGGCATAAACGGTTATGAAAGCCAAAAAGATCCATAAAATATTATCATAAGCAAATAGGATGTTGCATCCAATGATTATGGCGGCGGGAGTTATTCCTGGTCATTATGAGGGAAGCTTAAAGGAGGTAGTTATAGGGGGTATCGGTATAAAAGGAATCTCTCCAAGAGGGAAAAGCAAGTAGACATTACACCCAAAACTATCGCATATACCTAGAATATTCTTAAGAGTTGTAGTCCTACCTGATTTTTTTGGTTATAATAGTGACTAAAATTcaagattttttttcttataatagtgaccggaataattaaattttaactaAATTAAATGGCAAAAGTCATTAAATTTTAGACTAATAAATATTTGTATTACTATTATACCttcaatttaattcaaaaatatttaatgttgATAATTTATTCATCCGGTATAATTTAGAAGTAAAATTTACTTTGATTTTACatgaaatcaagaaaattaattacatttaactaatTTTCTTAATCCATATTTATTTTAGCttataattattaaaagaatagtagtaataaaaatgaaaaatcctaataataagaataatacaaTGATTATTTTGAACAAAATAAAAAGACAAACAATGACAAAGGAACGAggaaacacttaataaaaaaagtCCTTCAAATGTTTCAAATGAAATACTACAAATTAAAAAAGTCAAATGAAGAAATAGAACGAAAGTAGAAAAAGGAAAGAGAGAATTGAAAAGGCAAAATCCCGCGCTCGCGCTGATTCCaatttttgaaaaccaaaaaacaACAATGGAGTTAGAGGATGAAGAGTGGGAACTCTGCTGCAACGATGGTTTGGTCTACAAACGCAAACGCCGTCGATTCAACGCTCCGCCGGAGTCCTCCTCGGTGTCGGAGGAGAAAAGATTGGAGAACTTACGGAAAGAAAGGAAGAAACAGACGCTTTTGAAGCTTAAATCTAAGTTAGAGAAGGAAATTGGTCAGTGGGAACATTTGTCGAACACCTTGCGCTCATTACAAATTTCTTCTTCAACTCAACTTCAACAACAGAAACAGCAGCAGGAGAGAGATGAAACCCCATCTCTTCCTTCCACTTCTTCCTCTACTCAATCATCGTTCTTGGACGATTTGATATTCCAGGTATCTTCATAATCTCAATATCTTCCCAAAAAACTCAATAGGAATTGGGGAAATTACTAACTGGGTCTGAGATTTGCGTGTTATAGCGGCACTATATCAATTCCGGTCTTTATGTTTCATAATACTCAAGAAATTTTGAAAATCTGGGTTAATTAAAAAATGGGTCAGAATTTGCATACTTTGAGTTgcgaaattttattaaaaaaaaaaaaatccatttttgtgTGTACAAGTAGATTTAGGGTTTTTAAGTTTTCTATGTGAACAATAAGATGTATGCTGAAGCTCAATTAAATGAACTTATAATGGATTAAATCAATTTTGTTGCTTTTAGTTTCAGCTGTAAACCTAGTTTGCCCAATTTTCTGTTTAGGAAATATTGGCAAGTCTTCTAGTTTTTAAATTAGGGCATTAGGACTTAGGATTGTTTGGAATTGGAAGAACTTAGAAGTTATAAGTATTTGTGAAGGTTTTTGGCTTTTATGATTCATCTCAAGTTGTTTCTGTTTTTTTAGAGCAAATCTCAGTTTATTTCTGTTAGCTTCTTATTTGAATTTATGAAAAATATCATGCATGGAAAATAAGCATGGTGGTTTGGGCATGAGAAGAGTAAAACATGTGGATTCTTTAGTAAGGAAAGTGGATTAGATGGAGAGTAGTCATACATGTAGATCTAGCAAAAGACCTagaaaaattataagagaaaCTGTTAATAAAGATCTCGAGCTTAATGAGTTGGATAAAAACATGGTTTTTGATAGGACATTATCGAGTAATTTGATTCATATAGATAACTCCACTTAATTAAATAAGACTTGGTTGTTATTGTATTTGTCATATCTTATAGATTTGGATTAGATACAAGAACTGAGTCACGTATTGTAGTATCTTGGTCGTCCAATCTTAATTGACAGCCAATATCGGTTGACTGTGTAAAACTGACTGTGTAATCTGAATTGTCCGATTTCAAATTAATGACCAAGATTGTTTAGAGCGTGAAACTGCGTGCTACGGTAATTGAAGAAGATCCCTGTCCATTTCTTACCATGTAAATACGTGTGTTGCTACTGTATTCAGTGTATTGGGTAGTatatgattgattgtttgtgcTACACTGTTGCATTGCTATAGTAGATGCCGGTCCACATCATCTTACCGTATAGAATAAATACTTATTTTTTAGCCATTATCTGGCATTGGAACATTCTCTGCAGAATTATAGACTTGTTAATTTAATTGAACTGCATATGTAGTGAATAGTGGATATAAGTTTTGTCACTTTAATTCAGTATTCCTATGTTTGTAGGTGGAAGCTCAGGAAACAATCATTAGTGATATTTCTAATTTATGCGACGTTGCAGAAGCAATATGCCTCAAACAAGAACAATCTTTGTTTGAATTACCAATATGGTCTACACCACTTGAGCTTATGCAAGAGTTAAGCTTTGATGATTGAAGTATGATTGAAGTTCTACCTTATACCATGGGTAATAATGTCAAGTTCAAAAAGGAGGGTCTACATTGTTCAACAAAGAGTTATTAGTTGTAACTTAAAGTAGATTAGACCATtggtaaatatttttaaaatattgattaattgTATTTAAAAGCATGTTGACTAGAGTCATGCCATTAGAGTTTTTTTTGGATAGGCGTCATGTCATTAGAGTTTACTTAGGATGAATGTAAAAAGTGACAAGGTGTTGGTAGTTTTGTATGTTTGAAATTTATTACTCTTCTTATTGTGTGATTTTTGACTGattttgttttgtatttgctACTCTTATCACTACATGGTAACTATTTGACATGATGCTTGAAGATATGATGATATCATGAATTTACATGTgagcaaagtttggtcttttggtaTTCACATCCTTTCTTCACTTCTACCAAACCATGTTGGTTACAATCTCCAATTCATATTTTAAGTTTCATTTTTAGACTAAGGGCAATGATAACCCAAAATATAAGCTGTCAACTTCAAAATTAACATTACAAATTATTACAAATCATAGTATATTGACTTTATAACTTGACATTACAAATTAACAATTATTACAGATTAATTAAAAGAGTTGCTTTGTTTTCCCTTTTAATTGAAATTAGATGGACTATAATGACATCAAATTAACAATGTCATGATGTATCTatattataatggtataaaaaaacacttaatttACTCTAGAACAATTAGATAATATGATAACTGatattttcctttttaaccaGAGGTTATAAAATCAAACTCCATCTTAAACATGCATCTTGATCTTAACCAGAGATTATGGATTTGAACTTCATCTTAAACATGCTTCTTAACCAGAGGTTATGGATTTGAACTCCATCTTAAACATGCATCTTGAATTCGAACTCCATCTTAAACATGCTTCTTAACCAGAGGTTATGGATTCGAACTCCGTCTTAAATTATGAATTCAAACTCCGTCTTAAACATGCATCTTGATCTTAACCAAAGATTATGGATTCGAACTCCATTTTAAACATGCATGTTGAATTCGAACTCCATAGGTTTGGATTCGAACTCCATCTTAAACATGCATGTTGAATTCGAACTCCATTTTTAACATGCTTCTTAACCAGAGGTTATGGATTCGAACTCCATCTTAAACATGCATCTTGATCTTAATCAGAGGTTATGGATTCGAACTCCATCTTAAACATGCATCTTGATCTTAATCAAAGGTTATGGATTGAACTTCATCTTAAACATTCATTTTGAACATCCAATGTTATTAAATTGTCTAAAAGAGTTTTACAGCTTATTGTAGTCCTCTCCCATTTTATAGATTAATCTCTACAGCTTCTCACAATATCcaatctataaaaaaatatttaacttttttctttcaattattcTTTTCACTTAAACAATTGTCCAttcaaaaaaataacaaattcaTACAAAGGAACAAGCTTAATCGACATTTATAATTTCGTTGATTGTTTTAACGTGGAAGATTATGTTAATACAGTCATAGAATTTTAAGACCAAATCAAATTGAGTGAGTATTCACTAGGCAAAGGTTCTGTTAGGATCCCGAAATTCCGAAACagaaattaaagaaataaaacagtAAAACTTTAGGAAATAAACGGAATTTGATTAATGATGAAATATAAGATGCAGAAAGGGAAGAATCCCAATCTACCCCAGAGCCAAGCTCCTACAGAGAACAATATTCTCTGTCCATAACTAAAACAAATGATTTCTCCCCGATACCTATACTCTTACTTTCCACCCTCTTTATAACCAACTCTACCCGTTCTCTCTCCTGTAACTCACTATCTCCTCTAATCTTCTACTTTTGATTACTCCAAATGGGCCTAAGCCAATTGGGCTTACACACACATATTTGGTACCTAACAATACCACCCCCTTAAAATGTGCCTTGTCCTCAAGGCAGAGAAAAAAGAATTCACTTTCCAGTAGCTGCTGCCTTGTTATAACCTGCAGTATTGAACAGAGATTTTGGTTGCTTGATAAACTCTGCTGTTCCACTAGAGGCTTCCTCCCTTGTTGGTGCTGAGACATTTGTGTACTCATAGTATTGAATTCTTGTGTGGTTTGGGCCTGAACATTTTCCATAGATCCTATACTTGAGCAACACAATAAAAGTTGCAACGAACTGTTGCTGCCATTCAAACTCCCAGATTTTAAAACCTGGTGCTGCCCCATAAACACATTCTCCAATGGTGGGTTTAAGAAAACACATATGATTGATCTGAACGGTGGGGATATTGACCCAATCATGAAAAAACATTCTTTTCCACTGAAATAAAAATTGACCCATGGTAGTTCTTCTAAAAACTCTCCTTGTACAATAGTTGAAAATTAGGGTCCTTCCACCTGGGTCCCACTGTTCAGAGGTTGATGATCCGGTTTCAACCCTTTGAACCACCCAAACAATTTCCCCCGCTCTACATTTGCATCGTAGCCTGCTACTTTTTTCAACTTGCTGAGGAAATAAACCCTCATCCATCGCAACAACCCGATTCACTTGAATAACAAGCTTAGTTGATGCTTCCAGCCTAACTATGGTTGCATCTCCTATACTCTCCAGCATCATGTCAACACCATTTGTTATAGAGTTtccaaacaacaaaacaaaatttgCAGCTCTAACCAAGTAAATGGCAGTGAGGGAAGAGCACATATACTCATTTATCATGGACTCATGTTGTAGGTGTGCACTCTGATAATTTGTGTATTGGAATAAACTTTCTTCATAGGTTACATGATTTGCTTCCATATCCATGAAGTAGGAAATAAAGCTTTTAAGTGTATCAAGTAGCCCCCGAAAAATTGAGAGATATTGAGTGAACAAAACATATGTGGAGGATTGCTTCATTGCCTTCTCAAATTTTCTATATTGAAATTGGGACTTACCATGCAATGATGGGAGCAAAGAATTCCATGAACCATCCAAGGTATGTACCCACTTGGCAGTAGCATAGATAGACATCTGTAAAGCACTTAGTACCTTGACATGGTTATATACCCACTTGGCAATAGCATATGTAACCATCTGTAAGGCACTTAAAAGAGTATTTCTTCCATTTCTTGTGGAGTATGGAATTGAAGGATATTTTTCCCCAATAGTATTGAAATGCAATACTTCTATAAAGGCTCTAGTTAGGGGCAATGGGAAAACACAACATATTTGGTCAACACAATTTTTTTCCCAATTCTCAAGTGGTGTTTCTGGGGTTGGGTCCCATATACTACAAACCCATTTTTCTTGAACCCCATAACTATCAACAACTTGGGTCAGACCCATTAAATTAAAGAATTCACCCAACTTACCTAAAGACAAGTTTGCCCTTCTATCACCCTCTTTCACTCGACCCGGATTCTCCATCATAAGCACCCAACGTAACTCGTTCTGCAGTGATGGCATCGTAACTATACGGTGGACGGCAATTGACTGTTTCAAGTGTGGAGGGACTGTCTTAGGCATTTCTCCGACCATGGTGGAGCCCCATACCCTTTGAATCTTCTTCGCTGCACAGTATAGTTTTCGGTGTGATTCTTTTTGAGAAAAGGAAAAGATGATTGAATCCTTCAGAGATGAAGAATCGATGGTGTCATTGTCAAACTTAGACCTATAATTATCTAAGCGGTCGTAACTCACCTTCACCCCTTTTTTGCGAGACTTACGATTGTTTTCCCCTTCGACTCCCATCATCATCAGTTGCTTCTTACCGTTTACCCTTGGAAACTCTTCCAACAATTTTTGTTGTGGTGGACTCTTCACATGGTGTTTAACATCTGGCGGCTTTGGTGGTTTCCTCACTAAAGAGGGTATTGTCcagcttgatcttgttttgaTCGGTGGGGGTTGCAAGATTCGCCGCGGTAGTGCCGTTACAAATCGTCCGGCGTATGTCGGCTTCAATGGTGATCTCAAGTATGATTTATGTGCACATACTCTCTCCACCATTGTGCTTGATACGTTTATCTTCTCAAACCTTCCTGATTCAACACACCCTTTGAATTCTTTCACTTCCTTGCTTCCTGTGATATCCATATTGAGAAATATCGCCATTGACCGTAGTGGTTCTTGCATCTTCTTAGTTTCAAGGGTTAATCCTTTGACGTCGGTTCCTTTGCACCAATCAGTAGTTGAGATCTCCTCTTCTTCATTCCTCTTGTCAACTAACATCTGGTCTTCCTCTATCACCGATTCAACACCACTATTCTTTGACTCCTCATTATTTTCAGTTAGAATGTGGTCATCGCCCTGGTTCTCCTCATCCTCTGCAACTTCAAGCATATCCCACAGATCTGGGATGAAATTCTTGATAAAggccatttcaaattccttccaTGTTGCACTTTGATGGTTTTTCTTCCAAGAATACCACCATAAAGAAGCTTCTCCTCTCAATGCAAACAGAGTCACCCAGTCTACTTTCATCTTTTCTGAAATCCAGCGGTTGGCTTCAAAGTACCGATCCAACTGGATCAGCCACCAGTAAGCGTCTTCCGTTCCATCAAAGATTGGAAGTACCTTCTCCGACAACGTCACTGGCTCTTCCTCGATGCATCCGGTAGGTCGGACCATTGTTAGGATCCCGAAATTCCGAAACagaaattaaagaaataaaacagtAAAACTTTAGGAAATAAACGGAATTTGATTAATGATGAAATATAAGATGCAGAAAGGGAAGAATCCCAATCTACCCCAGAGCCAAGCTCCTACAGAGAACAATATTCTCTGTCCATAACTAAAACAAATGATTTCTCCCCGATACCTATACTCTTACTTTCCACCCTCTTTATAACCAACTCTACCCGTTCTCTCTCCTGTAACTCACTATCTCCTCTAATCTTCTACTTTTGATTACTCCAAATGGGCCTAAGCCAATTGGGCTTACACACACATATTTGGTACCTAACAGGTTCTTAACTTCAATTTTGAAACATTGAATATTCATATCCATATCTAAGAAACAAATATAAATCAAAGTACATTAACCCCAAAATTCAATTGGATCGTATCTaacatattcaactcatttgtttttatttttgaattcatAAATAGAAAAAACATCTCATTGAAAATTCTAACCCATAAGAACAACTAATTTTCAAATCTTCAGAATTAGAATGGTACATTACAAATGCAGGGTTTTCAAGTCTATTTCATTTAAACGAGAAGGAAAAGGTTCCAGAGGTATTAAAACAAATCCTGCTGCATGACATTCATCCTCAAGAAGCTTTACTTGAGAAGTTCCTTCAGGACAATATGCAACAACAGCTCCGCCGCTACCTGTAAATTTTGACGCCGCTCCAACCTTTCTAGCAATCTCTACCATTTTTATATTGACATCACCAAGTGCATCATCTCCAAACATCGACCTGCACAATATATATACCAATAACAAAGTTTAATAGAAGAAAATTGTGTAAGCAGATGCAAAAATCTCGAAGTAGATTATGAGTGTATTGGGTCTATGCTTCATCGAAAGTACTTTGACAACTCGGTCTATCAGAAGTAACCGGAGTGTGATGTGAGAGTTGTAAGCCCCTAGGTACTAAGTTCAACTCCTAATTATCAATGAATTAGAACACTAAATTGTGTAATTAGTAGCTTGCTTTTAGTAAACCAAACTAAAGAACCAAGGACTAGTCCTAGTACCGATCAATAAGTAAGCTGATGattaagtttcaaagatggattttttttcttcttacttTTGAATGCTATCAGTCATATAAACCAAATGATCCAACTGTATCTACATATATTGAAACAGAAAAATAAGAATTACCTTCGCAGGTCGAAATTTTTATTCATGAGAGATGCTAGTTTGGAATAGTCCTTCTCTTCTAATGCTGCCTTTCCTTCTTCCGCAACATTTGCCACTTCAAGCATTGTTGACACGATGAACTCATCACCATCAAGCCATCTCTGACGTACTTTACTATGAACCTACATGTCAGTATCAGTTaaaatttatatatgaaaaaacaaATTAAGTTAAGTTTCTCATGCTCTTAATAGAAATGCTAGCTCAAACAATCACTGAAGAAATTTTGGCGCTATCTCCAACATGCTGAATAACACAATGCATCAACTTATCAGTTAAATTAAGCAGACAAAAGGACTCTAAGCCTGAGAACAGATGTTACTGCAACCATATCTTAATATTTTTAGCGATAAGGATCAGAAAATTTATGTCAGTAAGCTAATGCTATATACACAACATTTGAATTAGATGTAATGTAATATTACTATCGTAAAAGGCACAAGCAGTAagcatatataataaaaataaaaataaaaagataaagcaATTCCATGACACCAACCTTTCCAGAGTCGCTAGGATTCGCTACATAGATGAGGTATAGAGGTGGGAGTAGACTCAAATCCAGTGGTATATAAAGCCCATGCCCTAATTTGTCCATGCTTTCCTTGTTGAAGTCCTATAAAAGCAGAGCAAGTCGCATCACATGACAATTTGGTATTCATTATACACATTTGAAACTGAATGTTGGGATCAAAGTTAACATTATACCATGTAAACTAGGCCACCGTAAACTTGTGCAACTCGATCTTGAAGACCAGCAACTATTCCAAGTTCTTCCTCGGCAGCAAGGATAAGGTTAGGCCTCACCTCCACCTTGATTAGATGCCTGACTTTGTAGAAATCAAGAAAACAGTTCAAGGCAGCACACACAATCCCACTAGAACCCGAAAGTCCGCTCTGAAATACAAAAGTCCAAACTATTCATCAGTAAAGCCACAGattgaaatatgaaaatgaaaacaaaactgtCTACACTAATAATAAATAATGAGTGAATCTTGCTAACAAACACCTTAAGGGCACTAGTCAAAATACAAAAGTTACTGCTTTTCTAGAAGAACAGAGCATTGAACACGCATGTAACCT is part of the Vicia villosa cultivar HV-30 ecotype Madison, WI linkage group LG2, Vvil1.0, whole genome shotgun sequence genome and encodes:
- the LOC131647196 gene encoding uncharacterized protein LOC131647196, translating into MELEDEEWELCCNDGLVYKRKRRRFNAPPESSSVSEEKRLENLRKERKKQTLLKLKSKLEKEIGQWEHLSNTLRSLQISSSTQLQQQKQQQERDETPSLPSTSSSTQSSFLDDLIFQVEAQETIISDISNLCDVAEAICLKQEQSLFELPIWSTPLELMQELSFDD
- the LOC131652690 gene encoding glucuronokinase 1-like, coding for MEEKHDNVIEHKAYARVGFLGNPSDVYHGKTIAFSLSNFYATVRLRPSKELVIQPHPTHDLVSFDSHHQLVDRLKSEGYYGGVRLLMAIYKVFYNYCKENGIELHHTNFTLSYDTNIPRQSGLSGSSGIVCAALNCFLDFYKVRHLIKVEVRPNLILAAEEELGIVAGLQDRVAQVYGGLVYMDFNKESMDKLGHGLYIPLDLSLLPPLYLIYVANPSDSGKVHSKVRQRWLDGDEFIVSTMLEVANVAEEGKAALEEKDYSKLASLMNKNFDLRRSMFGDDALGDVNIKMVEIARKVGAASKFTGSGGAVVAYCPEGTSQVKLLEDECHAAGFVLIPLEPFPSRLNEIDLKTLHL